CTCATAAGTCTCACATTACTGAATCCGGTTGATTCTGTTAGACTTACTTTGTTGATGGATGTAGGGCTTTACGAGCTTATGGGTTTTGTAGGAAAGTGGCTGGCGAAGTATCTGAAGGATTTGTGGTTCTTTCCTATTCTTCTATCCCTTTTTTACACCCTTTTTCTTTTTTTCTTGAATAAGAGAATCTTTAAAAGGAGGGATTTTTGAGATGTGGCTCCTTCTTGTGTTTTTGCTTGCCCTATCCTGCCAAAAGGTGGAGAAAAAACAAAACTCAGAGATATATACCAAAGAACTTTTTAAGCTAAGGGGATGTACCAACTGCCACGATACAAAAAGACCGTTGGTGGGACCATCTTTTGAGGATATAGCTCAAAGGTATGGAGGTGAAGAGAATAAGGAAGTTCTTGTGAAAAGCATTATGGAAGGTTCTTGTAATAAGTGGGGGGTAAGGTACAGATGTATGCCACCACAGAGAGTAGAAAAAGAGGAGGCTGAGAGGATGGTGGATTGGATACTTCACCTCAAAACAACAAAGCCTCCCATATCTTCATCGTAAGTTATCAATAGACTTTCTCTCGGCTTTAGCTCTGCTTCCAACCTTATTTCCTTGATATTTTTCTTGCCTTTTGTCTCTTCAATACGCATGACTAAACTGTGCCTGCCTGGATTAAAGAAAAGTTCCTCGTAAACAAATACGGAGGCATCCCTTCTTATGCCCCTTGGATTGAATACCTTAGAGTAAACTGCTCTCCCTTCTTCATAAAGCTCCACCTTTATAGGCGACCTTTCTTTAACAATAGCGACTTGGCTCCGCATATGTTTTAAGCCTTTACTCTCTTCTGCTAAGGTCTCTTTAACTGGAGAAGACCTATACTTGAAGCTCAAAACTACGGCTGATCTATCCACTGGGTAAAATGCTATCTTATGTGTGGTGAGGGGGTAAAAGAGGAATATGGGGAGGGCAAGCACTCCTGAAGCTACTGCGTAGTTTAGCCTTCCAGAGGTGATAAGTTTTACCTCCTGACCCTCCTTTGGAGAGGAGATAAACTCATCCACCTCCTTCTCTATGGATTTCACATAGGGGGCTTCAAGTATAAGCACCCTGCCGCCCATCACCTTCTTCTTCAGTATGGGTCTTCTCTTCCTTTCATACCTCTCCTCGAGCCACTTGTTGCCTTCCCTAAAGTAGCAGTCCTCATATTCGCAGGAGACAACCACCACACCCTCCACCCCCATGCTTAATATGTCCTCTACATAATGGGTGTTTAGGGCACCGGCGCAGGGCAGTGTAAAGGTAAGAAGTTCCTTTCTTTCTGGTGGTACAGCGCTAAAGGGACACCTGAAGGCTACATACCTGGGCTTTTCCTCTCTTATTTTATTCATAACCTCTTCAACGGGGAAGGTGGGTATGTCTATCACCAAGGTACTGCAGGAGCCCACGCATATGCCACAGCCCGCACATTTTTCCTCGTTTAGAACCGCCTTCTTCTTTCCTTCATGCTCCTTCATAACTATGGCTTCGTAGGGACAGTCTATGTAGCACTGCTCACAACCCGTGCATCTTTCAAAGTCTATGTGGGCTGGTGGGTTTTTCCTGCCCTTTATGAGCCAGGGGAAGACGAAGAGAAAGGTGAAAAAGCCTAAAAAGAGGAGCCAGTTAGCGGACATGGGTATGTATTTTAGGAGAGGATAACCAAAGAGGTAAAACCAGTCCACGCTCATCTCAAAGGGTAGCCTGCTTATGTGAGCTGGTGGGTCGCTCTTTGCGGGGAAGAGAGCCGAAAGAAGCACTATCAGAAGGGTTATGGTTATATACAGAAACCTTGGGGGTATGAGCCTCGGTCTTGCGTTTCTCATCACATGCACCCATAGGGTAAAGACTATGAGTATGGTGAGGGCAATGTGAGCAAAGAGAAGTATTCTGAAAAGACCCCCAAGATACTTTATGTCGCTACCGAGGAAGGCGCTCATAAGGGCATCGCCAAAAACGGGAAGGAATGAGAAGAACTTGGCGATTAAAAGACCTGTAAGCTGTGCCCTTTCGTCCCAGACCAGTATATAGCCCGATACACCTATGGCTAAAAATATAAGAAGGGTTGCAACGCCAGTGACCCATGCCACCCACCTGAACATGCGAAACCTGTCCGTTATTATCACATGCACCATGTGGGCAAGGGTCGTAAGAATTAGGGCGTCTGAAGAGTAGCGATGTACACCACGCATTATGCTTCCGAGAAGATTTTTGGATATTGCTTCTACGGAGGCATGGGAGGTCTGCGGATCTATGCTATAAAAGAAAAATAGGTATATACCCGAAAGTGCGTCTATTACTAATAAGAAGATAGCTATCGCACCAAGGTGATAAAAAGGATTTAATCTTGAGCTGAAGAACCTGCTGAGAGAATAAGATAGCCTTTGAAAATTAGCGTAAAAGGGGGTTATTTTTGATAATACTTCCATCCTGCATATACCTCCTGCAAGTGATTACTTACTAATTAATGTATAGTGAGTGTCACCTTTTATCAAGTTTTAAATTATTATAATATTATACTAAATTTAATTCTTGCTTTATTTATCTTTTAATATTAATATTAAGTAAGTAAATCCTTACGGAGGTGTCCATTATGGAAGAGAAAAAGACGCCTTTTTTAAAGCTCGCGTTAGACGATTTTATGCTTTTGCTCTTTTTGGGAGTCACCATCTATGCGGTCTCCTACCTCATATGGGGGCTCATAGAGCTTGCGTGGCTCTCACCCATACCCGCAGAGTTAAAACAAAGCCTTTTAGGAGGTAAGTGACATGGCGCTACTTCCACCCGAAGAAGGTTGGTATTACAAAAAGGTGGCAAGGGATGAGAAGATGTGGATAGCCATAGCCCTCGTTGTATGCCTTACGCTCTTCTTCTGGATGGTGGTATGGCATGTCTACGGCAGACAGAACCCCTCCTTCACCACTTACAGGACAACGCCCCAGGAGTTTAACGCCCTCACGCAGGCTTTTATTGGGAAATACAGGACGGGTGAGATGAACGGCATACCGGTGGTGGAGCCTCCACCCAACAGCGATGTGTTTCTGCTTGCTAAGATGTGGAGGTGGGAGCCTGTGTTAGTGCTGAAAAAGGGTCAGGAATACAGGTTTCACATATCCTCCCTTGACCTGCTCCACGGCTTTTCTCTCCAGCCCGTAAACATGAACTTCATGGTATACCCAGGCTACGACTATGTGCTGACCTTCAGACCCACATCCGCAGGAGAGTTTGCCATAGTTTGCAACGAGTTTTGTGGTGTAGGGCACCATACGATGATAGGGAAAATCATAGTAAAAGAGTGAGGAGGTGAAGCCATGTTTAGAACATGCGACATAACAGGTTTAAAGGTTGATACAAGGGCGGAGAGGCTCATACAGCTAAACGCTGTTATGGCTGTGGTCTCTCTGCTCGTAGGCGTTATCGCCGCACTACTTCTTGTGCTTACAAGGTGGCAGGTGGTTCACCTACTTCCCGTGGAGTGGTATTACAGGGTGCTTACACTTCACGGGCTAAACGCACTCATCTTCTGGATTGTCTTCTTTGAGATAGCTGGTCTATACTTTGGCTCAACGGTAGTCCTGAACTCGCGCATGTCCTCACCCAAGTTTGGCTGGCTTG
This Hydrogenobacter sp. DNA region includes the following protein-coding sequences:
- a CDS encoding c-type cytochrome, with product MWLLLVFLLALSCQKVEKKQNSEIYTKELFKLRGCTNCHDTKRPLVGPSFEDIAQRYGGEENKEVLVKSIMEGSCNKWGVRYRCMPPQRVEKEEAERMVDWILHLKTTKPPISSS
- a CDS encoding hydrogenase iron-sulfur subunit — encoded protein: MEVLSKITPFYANFQRLSYSLSRFFSSRLNPFYHLGAIAIFLLVIDALSGIYLFFFYSIDPQTSHASVEAISKNLLGSIMRGVHRYSSDALILTTLAHMVHVIITDRFRMFRWVAWVTGVATLLIFLAIGVSGYILVWDERAQLTGLLIAKFFSFLPVFGDALMSAFLGSDIKYLGGLFRILLFAHIALTILIVFTLWVHVMRNARPRLIPPRFLYITITLLIVLLSALFPAKSDPPAHISRLPFEMSVDWFYLFGYPLLKYIPMSANWLLFLGFFTFLFVFPWLIKGRKNPPAHIDFERCTGCEQCYIDCPYEAIVMKEHEGKKKAVLNEEKCAGCGICVGSCSTLVIDIPTFPVEEVMNKIREEKPRYVAFRCPFSAVPPERKELLTFTLPCAGALNTHYVEDILSMGVEGVVVVSCEYEDCYFREGNKWLEERYERKRRPILKKKVMGGRVLILEAPYVKSIEKEVDEFISSPKEGQEVKLITSGRLNYAVASGVLALPIFLFYPLTTHKIAFYPVDRSAVVLSFKYRSSPVKETLAEESKGLKHMRSQVAIVKERSPIKVELYEEGRAVYSKVFNPRGIRRDASVFVYEELFFNPGRHSLVMRIEETKGKKNIKEIRLEAELKPRESLLITYDEDMGGFVVLR
- a CDS encoding cytochrome C oxidase subunit II; translated protein: MALLPPEEGWYYKKVARDEKMWIAIALVVCLTLFFWMVVWHVYGRQNPSFTTYRTTPQEFNALTQAFIGKYRTGEMNGIPVVEPPPNSDVFLLAKMWRWEPVLVLKKGQEYRFHISSLDLLHGFSLQPVNMNFMVYPGYDYVLTFRPTSAGEFAIVCNEFCGVGHHTMIGKIIVKE
- a CDS encoding cbb3-type cytochrome c oxidase subunit I — translated: MFRTCDITGLKVDTRAERLIQLNAVMAVVSLLVGVIAALLLVLTRWQVVHLLPVEWYYRVLTLHGLNALIFWIVFFEIAGLYFGSTVVLNSRMSSPKFGWLALILMVLGFLLVNATILTGNADVLMTSYAPLQAHPLYYLGVILFAVGAL